One part of the Vicia villosa cultivar HV-30 ecotype Madison, WI linkage group LG6, Vvil1.0, whole genome shotgun sequence genome encodes these proteins:
- the LOC131612464 gene encoding magnesium transporter MRS2-I-like, whose protein sequence is MAEIELKLQAINNKKTAISRSWILLDRDGRDMVLDVDKYAIMRLVEIHARDLRIMDPLLSYPSTILGREKVIVLNLEHIKAIITAEEVLVRDPMDEEVVPVVEELRRRLPVKVNVTGQGQGEEESCAQDGGEENEFPFEFRALEVVLEATCSFLDARTRELETNVYPALDELTSKISSRNLDKVRKLKSAMTRLTNRVHKIREELENLLDDDDDMAELYLSRKLCVSSSPSSSSEGPNWHHSPNQGSKIHRSSRGSAATLHGENDVEELEMLLEAYFIQIDGTLNKLTTVREYIDDTEDYINIQLDNHRNQLIQLELFLSSGTVCLSIYSLVAAIFGMNIPYTWREGHGYVFKWVVILTGMACGTFFLSIVSYARRKGLVGS, encoded by the exons ATGGCTGAAATAGAGCTTAAACTTCAAGCTATAAACAACAAGAAAACCGCAATTTCAAGAAGCTGGATTTTACTTGATCGTGATGGAAGAGACATGGTATTGGATGTGGATAAGTATGCTATTATGCGTCTGGTTGAAATTCACGCAAGAGATCTTCGAATTATGGATCCTCTTCTTTCTTATCCTTCTACCATTCTTGGTAGAGAGAAAGTCATTGTTCTCAATCTAGAG CATATAAAAGCTATTATCACTGCTGAAGAAGTATTGGTTAGAGACCCAATGGATGAGGAAGTTGTGCCTGTTGTTGAAGAGCTACGAAGAAGGTTACCAGTGAAAGTAAATGTTACTGGTCAAGGACAAGGAGAAGAAGAGTCGTGTGCTCAAGACGGTGGAGAAGAAAATG AATTTCCGTTTGAGTTTCGGGCGTTGGAAGTTGTATTAGAGGCGACTTGTAGTTTCCTTGATGCAAGGACAAGAGAGTTGGAGACTAATGTTTATCCGGCTCTGGATGAACTTACATCTAAG ATCAGTAGTCGTAATTTGGATAAAGTTCGGAAATTAAAAAGTGCGATGACTAGGTTAACAAATCGTGTTCATAAG ATTAGAGAGGAATTAGAAAAtctacttgatgatgatgacgacATGGCCGAACTTTACTTATCAAGAAAGTTATGTGTTTCATCCTCTCCGTCAAGTAGCTCTGAAGGTCCTAATTGGCATCATAGTCCAAATCAAGGTTCAAAAATACACAGATCAAGCCGAGGAAGCGCGGCAACACTTCATGGAGAAAATGATGTTGAAGAGCTTGAAATGTTACTAGAG GCCTATTTCATACAAATTGATGGTacattaaataaattaaccacg GTACGAGAATATATTGACGACACAGAAGATTACATCAACATACAA CTTGATAATCACCGAAATCAACTGATTCAG CTAGAGTTGTTCCTAAGTTCTGGGACTGTTTGTTTATCAATATATTCACTGGTGGCTGCAATATTTGGTATGAATATTCCATATACATGGAGAGAAGGTCATGGATATGTATTTAAATGG GTGGTGATTCTTACGGGAATGGCTTGTGGAACATTCTTTTTGTCCATAGTATCTTATGCTCGACGCAAAGGTCTTGTTGGATCTTGA